The following is a genomic window from Roseovarius sp. M141.
GAATATCTGGCGGCCGTCAAACCCTGCGGCGACGGGCTGCTGATGGAGACGCTGCATTACGAGGGCGAGTTGCGCGAGGCCGACCAGATCTTCACCGATATCGAGGATGAGAAAGTTGACAAGGAGCTGCTGGAGGTCGCCACATCCCTGATCGACCGTAAAAGCGCACCTTTCGATGCCGGCGCCTATCACGACAAATATGCCGAGGCGATGCAGGATCTTCTGGAAGCCAAAATCAAGAACAAGAAGACACCGCGCGTGCGGACCGACGACGATGACAGCACTGGCGGCGACAATGTCGTCGATCTGATGAGCGCGCTGAAACAGAGCCTCAAGGATGCCGACGGTAGGAAAAAGAAGAAACCGGCTAAAAAGGTGTCCTAGATGGCCAAGCACCCCGATCCACTGGCCAATTACAACCAAATGCGGGACTTTTCCCGCACCAAGGAGCCACACGGCCGCGTGGGCGAAGCGCGCACGAAACGGCGCTTTCTGGTGCAGAAACATGCTGCATCGCGCCTGCATTATGATTTCCGGCTGGAATGGAACGGCGTGCTGCTCAGCTGGGCGGTGACCAAGGGGCCGTCCCCCGATCCGGGCGAGAAGCGTCTGGCAGTGCGCACCGAGGATCACCCGCTGGACTACGGTGATTTCGAAGGCATTATCCCGAAAGGCGAATATGGCGGCGGCACGGTGATGCTGTGGGATACCGGAGGCTGGGTGCCGCAAGAAGATTTCGAAAAAGGCCTCGCGGATGGCAAGCTGAAATTTACCCTGCAAGGCCAGCGGATGAAGGGCGGCTGGGCGCTGGTGCGGATGCGCGGGAAATCAGGCGAGAAACGCGAGAACTGGCTTCTGATCAAAGAACGTGACGATTACGCCGCAAGCGATCCGGACGGTTTTACTAAGGGCAACGCGGTCTCGGTCAAGACGGGTCGCACCATGTCGCAGATTGCTGACGATACCCCCGCCAAAGCCCTGCCCGACCCTGCCCCCAACCGCAGCCGCAAGCGCCCCGCTTTCGTCAAGCCGCAGCTTGCCACGCTTGTGACCGAGGCGCCCGAGGGCGACGACTGGTTGCACGAGACCAAGTTCGACGGCTATCGCTGCCTTGCCGCACTCGGCAAGGGCGGCACGCGGCTTTACACCCGGTCGGGCAAGGATTGGACCGACAGGTTCCATGCGCTGGACGGCGCGTTCGATCCCCTGCCCTGCGATGCCGCGCTGATCGACGGCGAGGTGATGGCGGCGCGCATCCGCGGCTCGGCGTTCTCCTCGCTGCAAAAGGCGCTGAAAGAGGGCAACGCGCTGATCTTCTTTGCCTTCGACCTGTTGTGCATCGACGGCGACGACCTGCGCAAGAAGCCCCAGACCGAGCGGCGCGAGCGACTGGCACGACTGTTGTCCGGCGTGCCCTCCGGCGGCGGCCTGCGGCTCAGCGAGCATATCGTCGGCAACGGCGCGGAGGTTTTCGCCAACGCCTGCAAGGCCGGTGCCGAGGGGATCATCAGCAAACGCATCGACGCCCCCTATCGCGGCACCCGCAGCAAGGCGTGGCGCAAGGTCAAATGCACGCGCCGACAGGAGTTCGTGATCGTCGGCTATTCGCCGTCGGACAAGGCGGGGCGGCCCTTTGCGTCGCTGTTGCTGGCCAGCCACGAGGGCGATGCGCTGCGCTACAAGGGACGGGTCGGCACCGGGTTTTCCGACGCGGTGATGACGCAGATGGCGCAGGCGATGACCGCGCGCAAGACCTCGCCCTGCGACGGTGTCCCGGACGACATCGCGCAGGACGCCAAATGGGTGCGCGCAGATCTGGTGGCCGAGGTCGAGTTCACCGAATTCACCGGCGACGGCTATGTGCGCCACGCCAGCTTTCTGGGCCTGCGCGAGGACAAGACGGCCGGTGACGTGCGATTGGAGGAACCGATGGAGAACGGCAGCGACACCACCGTGCAGGGCATCCGAATCAGCAACGCGGATCGCCCCGTCTTTCCCGATGCGGGCTGCACGAAGGGCGACGTGGCGCGGCATTACGCGCGCGTGGGCGCGCGCCTGATCGCGCTGGCGGGACACCGGCCCTTGTCGCTTTACCGCTGCCCCTCCGGTATCGACGATCCGTGCTTTTTCCAGAAGCATGACGGCGGCGGGATGCCCGGTGCGCTGTCGCGCGTCAGCATCGAGGAAAGCGACGGCGACAGCGCCGATTATCTGTATGCCACCCGTCCTGAAAGCCTGATCGCCGCCGCGCAGATGGGCAGTATCGAGTTCCACATCTGGGGTGCGCGCACTGACCGGCTGGAACGGCCCGACCGGCTGGTGTTCGATCTCGACCCCGACGAGGGGCTGGACTGGACCGATGTGCAGGCCGCGGCCTTCGACGTGCGCGATGCGCTAGCCGATCTTGGCCTGCAAAGCGGTGCAATCGTCACCGGCGGCAAGGGCGTGCATGTCTGGCTGGCGCTGCGGCGCACCCGCGGCTGGGACACGGTCAAGTTGTTCGCCAAGACCTTTGCCAACGTGATGGCGGCGCGCGACCCCGATCGCTACACTGCAACAATGTCTAAATCCAAACGCAAAGGCCGCGTCTTCATCGATTGGCTGCGTAACGAGCGCGGTGCGACGGCGATCGCCCCCTACTCTCTGCGCGCCCGCCCCGGCGCCCCGGTCGCAGTGCCGGTGACCTGGGACGAGCTGAAGGAGCTGGACAGTGCCAACCAGTTTTCCATGTCCGACATGGCGGCGCGGCTGAAAGCGGATTGCCCCGCAGATCAGGTTCAGGACAATCTGCAGACCCTCAGTGACAATGTGATCGACGCGCTTCAATCCCTGACGGAAGAATAACCGGCGTCCTCTTGGAACAATCCCCGCCAAAGCAGCAAAATGCTGCCAGCCGCACCTGTGCAACGGAACCACTCTGCGTGCTACTCGGTTTTCCTCTTAGAAAATTAGAAGAAGGAGGAAAACAAATGGACAATTCTGCACATGCGAGTCTCGTCTCATCGAACGATGTGAACGGAACTGACGTCTATGGTAATGATGGTTCCCACATCGGCACAATCGACCACCTCATGATCGACAAGCAATCCGGCAGGGTCGCCTACGCGGTAATGGGCTTTGGTGGCTTTCTGGGGCTGGGCGAAGACCATCATCCGGTCCCGTGGGGAAAACTCCGATACGATACGGCCCGGAACGGCTTTGTGACGGACATCACGGAGCAAGAAGTCAAAGGTGCTCCCGCCCGTAGCGACAACTGGTATGGGGACCGGGACTGGGAGCGCCGAACGCACGATCATTATGGCGTTCCACACTATTGGATTTGATGACGAATGCACCGGAAACATCGGCGGCGGCTCTCTCAGAGAGCCGCCATTTTTATACAGCCGATAACTTTTTGATAATGCTCTCTTGAGCTTGTGAGGCATCATGTGGAACTGGCTGGCCGAGAATGCGTCACCTATCCAAGCGGCTGTAGGTGCAATCACCGCTCTGGTCTGGGTCGTCTATCTACAGATCCTTGTCTCAGGACTGCGTCGCCAACGCCGCACCGAAGTCCTGATACACCTCGGTGGCAGTCAAAGCCTCGATGCCCGCGCTTTCATCAGCAACCTCGGTTTCGAGCCGATTTACGTTTTAGAGATTCTTCTGACAATCTGGTCCACGGACGGCGAACGCGAGACCTCCATCGCCGATCGCACTGAAATGGCGAAAGAGGATCTATCCAACCCGAGCGCCACCACCTTTCAAGGGCCTCTGAAAAGCGGGGATTTTATTGATATTGGCAGCTTCGAAGATCTTCTGAAACGTGCTCGCTGGAACACCTCGGACGATCTGGATCCCGGTGCGATCAAACGCGTGGAGATAAAAGTTGCAGCGATTTCAGCCGCCAGTTCCGCCGTGGTAGCATCGAAACGGCAGTTTTACGTTGAGTGTGTCGGGGACAAATGCGGACTTCGACCGAAGACGCTGTATGCCACGCAAATTCGGTCTTGGTGGGGTCGCTACAAACTCAAGCGAGAGTTACAGGAAAATTTGAAAAGCTGATGATTGGACCTGCCCCGGTCCGTAGCAGGGGCAGGTGTTCACGAAGGCAAGATCAAGTCGACTGGTCTGACGCATGGGCCTTGTGAGCAGTGCCTGATCAACCGGATTTTACGTCGATGCGCTTGAGCCCATGTCTTCGTCCATGGTTGTGCGTTCATCAGCATCGATCTTTTCATCCTGATTGCGATCATATCCCCTGAATACACAAGAGTTGTATTCATCCTCGCTCAGCATGGAATCGCCATCGGAATCACAGGACGTAAAATTTCCGGTCTGGCTGAATCCAGTGCTGAACTGGTCCATGTTGATATTGCCATCCGCATCTGTTTCCATAGTGGAATCCTGCGCAAACGCGGCGGTTCCGGTCAACATCACCAGAGCACAGGCAGTTTTCGTGATGATCTTCATTACTTTTCCTCCTGATAAAATGTGGTATGAACGGCAAGGCGTTAGCCTTCATCGTTCAAAAGGATGTTAAGCGTCCTTGGAGGACTGACCTTCAATCCATTTTAAGATGTGCGCATCTAGGCGTCGTTCCGCATAAAAGCGTTTGTAGCCTACATGGTTTCACCGAGCATCTTGCGCAGCTGTCGCGTTAGACGATGTGGCGTGATGGGTTTCGACACCAAGTCGAACTGATGAAACTGCAGAGGAATTTCTTTCCGGGCATAGGCGCTGACAAACGTAATCGGCACTGACAAGGCATCCAGCTTCTCGACGATGGGGAATGAAGTCTCTGGTCCGAGAGTGACATCAAGGAAGGCGGCGTCGATCTTGTGATTTTCTATCAGGCTCATTGCAGCCGCAACATTACTGGCCGGTCCGACAACGCGGTATCCCAAATCTTCGATCATCATCTGGATATCGATGGCAATGAGCCATTCGTCTTCCACGACCAGAATATTATGAGAGTTTTCTGGCCGGGACATGAACGAAACTCCTGTCTTACAAGGGAAACTCCATTTTCAAGCTCAAACCCTCAGGGTTGAATTTTGTTTCCAGTCTGCCATTGAGCTGTTGCTCTACCTGACCTTCAATAAGAACGTATCCGAAGCCGTTTCGTTCCGGCTCGCTCGTCTCCGGTCCATCACGCTCCCGCCATTCGAGAGCCAATCGGTTGTCCGTCGAATTCCACCTCACTTCCAGCGTGCCGTGGCTGTCGGAAAGCGCACCGTATTTGATCGCATTGGTAACGAGTTCATGGATGACCATGCTGATGGCCAATGCCTGGGAAGGCTGCAGGTTCACGTTCGGTCCACTGACGTGGATCCGGTCCTGTTCGAACGGTTCGGTTTCTGCCTGAATGAGGTCCCGCATCCCGACCGTGGTCCAGGAGCGTTCGGACAGCAGGCTGTAGACGCGTGCCATGCCGTGCAATCTGTTGATCAGCGTTTCCAGAGCATCCGGGGGTATTTTCTTTCCCCGGAGCGACGTCTTCACGATGGTGATGATCACGGCCAGCATATTCTTGACGCGATGGTTCAGTTCCGCAATCAGAACTTTCTGGTGCTCCTCGGCTTGCGCGAGCGAGGTGACATCGACCAGTGTGACCACAGCGCCCTCGACCGTTTCATCCGCGCCAAGGTAGGGGGTTATCCGCACCAGATAATGGGGCTTAGCCTCAGACCGGGACAGGCGGTGTTCATAGATCGAGCCTGACTGGAACACCTCGCTTATATGCTCCCTGAGTTCGGGGTAATCGCTGACGCTGGACAACTCTGACAACGGTCTTCCAAGATCCGCAGCGCGCAAATTGAACAATTCCGCCGCCGCGGGCGTGAAGTTGCGGATGACCAGGTCGGCATCCAGAAACACTGTAGCGATCTGGGTCGCGTCGAAAAGATTGCGCAGATCAGCGTTTGCGTGATCAAGTTCTTCGATCTTGCCGCTCAGCTCGGAATTGATCGTGTTCAATTCCTCATTCAGGGACTGCATCTCCTCTTTCGAGGCCTCAAGTTCCTCATTGGTTGACTGGGCCTCTTCATTGACGGATACGAGTTCCTCATTTGATGATTTCAGCTCTTCGAGGGCAGTTTCGTATTCTTCGACGGTGGATTGCAGACGCTCACGCATCTCACGCACTTCGTTTTCTGCCGCCTCGCTTCGACGACTGTGGTCCGTGGTGTCCGCATCAGAATCCGGAAGAGCGGCTTCAACTGGCTCGAAAAACACGATAAACAGCGGATCCCGCTCCCCTGTGCCGCGCAGAGGCTCCACGGTCAGATTCAGACGTTTCAACTCCCCTGAGGCCGTAAGCATCGAAAGGTCGCGCCGAATAGTCGATCGCCTGCTGTCGACCACCTGCCGCAAGGCCGCGCGCAGTTCCAATCGCACATCACGCGGCACCATATCCAGAAGGTGATGAGAGGGGGCGCCGCGCGGCAGTTCCAGCAAACCTCCGGTGCCGCCCGAAACGAAAACGATTTCACCGTCTTCGCGCACGACGGCATGTGCAGGCGTGTGCTGTTCAAGGATATGCCGTTCGACCTTGTGGCGCAGCTGGATATCGGACAGCCCCTGTTCGTTGGTGGTCCCTGCCCTCCTGTCGGAAATCCGGTTCATCATGCCGGCCGGGTTCCAGCGCCGATCAGAGCGTTCGATCGCCTGAAAAATACGGCTTTGCTTGTCCACAGTGCGAAACAGATCGGCATATTGGCTGATACTCTCCGACGTTCCAAGGAACAGATAGCCGTCCGGTTTCAGCGCATAATGGAAGGTCGGGATGACCTGACGTTGCAGTTCTGGCCCGAAATAGATCAGGAGATTGCGGCACGATACCATGTCCATGCGCGAAAACGGCGGATCACTGATCACATTGTGGGGCGAAAAAATGCACATCTCGCGCACCTTCTTACATACAACATAGCTGACCCCATCACGGTGAAAATATTTGTCCAGCCGCTCTGCGCTGACCTGACGCAACAGTTGTTCGGGATAACGCCCCTGACGTGCTACAGCGAGTGCCGGGTCGTCGATGTCGGTGGCGAAAATCTGCACGGGCGTGGAATAGGCATTTTGCTCAAGGTGCTCGCTGATCAGGATGGCAAGGGAATAGACCTCTTCACCAGTGGTGCAGGCCGGCACCCAGACACGCACCGGGTTCTTTGCATCCCGGTTCTCGCAGATCTGCGGAATGACCTTTTCCGCGAGGATCTTGAAGGCATCCGTGTCGCGAAAGAAGTTCGTGACGCTGATCAACAGATCGCTGAACAGGTTGCTGACCTCATCCTCGTCGCGCGACAGCAGGGCACAATATTCTTTCAGCTCGCTGATCTGCCGAACCTGCATGCGGCGCGCGACACGGCGAAAGAAAGTCTTGCTCTTGTAGCCGGAAAAGTCATGGCCGGTCTGCTTCAGCAATATCTCGCAAATCGTCGCCTGCACCTCAGGGGGATCGGCATCGTGATCCGGATCGGCGGTCATGACGAGCGCGTCCAAGGTTGCGCGACCATCGCGGATCTCCATGAGCTTTTCAGCCATTTGTGCGGCGGGAATGGCAAAATCGACGAGACCGGTGGCGATGGCACTCTGAGGCATTTCCGGATTGAGCGGCGGGTCTAGGTCCGCTGTCTGTGCAAAGGTCATACCGCCTTGTTCCTTAATGACCTTGACGCCGAGCGTTCCATCACCGTCGCCCCCGGACAATACGATGGCGGCGGCGTTTTCTTTCTGGTCCTCGCCAAGCGAGCTGAAAAAAATGTCGATGGGTTTATGTTCGCGGCTACCTCGTGCGCTTTCCATCAACTGCAACCGGCCATCCTTCATCAGCAGGAACACCCGTTCGGGCATGACATAGACCGTGTCCGCCTCGATCCGTTCACCGTGTTGCGCGACTTTTACCTCCATCCCGGTTTTCTGGGCCAGCACGGTGTGAAGCAGGCTTTCACGATCCGGGTTGAGATGGGTCACGACGACGAAGGCCATTCCGCACTGCGATGGGACCCCTTCGAACAGATGCGACAATGCATCGATACCCCCGGCAGAGGCTCCAACACCGACGATGAGTGGCAAATCAGTATTCATACAGGCCACGCTACGGTTTTGCTGTGCCGAAATCCACAAGGGACTGCTCCGATGCTGATGCGCGGATATTGGCGCATCTCTTGTCCTAGCCCACCAGATCAGAAAATTGCTTAAAACACTTTAATGAGCGTTGTCACAAAACAACGAACCCTGAATGGGTCGGTCGGCACTTTGCAGACGACTCACCTGGAGGAGGAATATCAAGATGAGCAATCAAAATTATCGCCAAGACCATTCCCGCAATGATGAGCGCGGCCAGCAGGGCCGTGACGACTGGGGAAATGACCGTGATTGGCAAGGGTCGCGTGGAAGGAGCCAGCATCAGGATCGTGACGACTATCGCTCGCGTGGTGAGCAAGGACGCGGCGGCCCGCAGGACTGGAACCAAGGCAACTATGGACAGGGCAATTACGGGCAGGACGACTACGGTCAGAACAACCGCGGACAAGGTAACTATGGCCAGAGCGATTACCGACATAATGAGAGCGGTGAACGTGATCAGGACGGCTGGAACCGTGATCGTGGCGGTCAATCCGGCCAGAACTACAGATCGGAACGTGGCCAGCACGATTCCGGTTACGCGCAAGGCGGTCAGGGCGGCTATCAGCAAGACGGCTACCAGCGGGGCAACTACGGCGGCGGGTATGACCGCGGACAGGGCCAATACGGCTCCAATCAGGGCGGCTATCAGCAGCCCGGTCAGCAAGGTGGCTCGTCATGGAACCAAAATGGTTCGCGGGGCATGCAAGGAGGCTACGAGGGTAGCCAGTCCCATCGTGGGCGCGGACCGAAGAACTACCAACGCTCAGACGATCGTATCTGCGAAGACGTTTGCGATCGCCTGTCGGACGATCATGATGTTGACGCTTCGGACATCGACGTTTCGGTGTCCAACCGCGAGGTCACACTTTCCGGTGAAGTCGATTCCAAACAGGCCAAGCGCCACGCTGAAGACTGTGCAGATTCCTGCTCCGGCGTAGAACATGTTCAGAACAATCTGCGGGTGAGGAAGTCGCAATCGGCGCGAGACGACGACAATTCAAGCAAGTCCAAGAGTAAATAGTTCCTGTCGTCAGTCTGTGGTCCCATAGGCACGGAGAAGGCCATGCCATGTCGGCATGGCCTTTTGCCTGGTTTCATCCTGTTTGGTAAAAACTCGAGCGACAATCTCTATAGATTTTAGGTGCTTGTGATGTTTGTCCCCGGATTTCGCAAGTCACCTGAGGCGACGAATGGGTTGGCTGAGAACCCCATTGGTTCATAACTGATCATGGACCGCAGGTCGGCTCGTCGCCGGATCAAGATTTTGCTGCCTTTCCGTTCAATATATCCTTCGTCCGACAGCTGGCAGAGCATTTTACTGACAGACACGTTTGTCAAACCAATGAGATCGCCAATTTCGGATTGGTTGAAAGGAATTTCGACGATTGGCCTTCGAGTTCCTGAACCAGGAATTCGATCATGTAACATGAGGATGAGCCACACTATCCTATGCCGTGCCTCCATGCGCCCGACTGCAATAAGAGTTCGCATGAGGATTGACTGCATTTCCGCCGATTTTCGCAAGAAGTAAGTAGTTATTTCAGGCGTCAGAAAATCTGCTGTCGCAATGGCAGTGATCGGGACTGGTAAAACCACACAATCTCCCAAGCTTCGCAGTGAGCAGCTGACACGCTCCACGCCAAAATCTGCCAGACCTGCTATATCGCCTGCCTGATGTAGGAAAAGGATCTGTCGCTGTCCGTCGGCAAGCAAAGCGTAAGAGTAGATCCAGCCAGATTTCACCAGATACATCGCTTTTGGCCGGTCTCCTTCATGTTGGATATCTATTTGAGATTCGAGAGAGACGGACTCGACATTCCATTTACTCAAAGCAGAACGTATTTCTGCAACGACGGAAGTAGCCGTGCCCCTTTTACTGATGTCCGGCAGCCGGGACATTGTGCTTTCCCCCACGTCAACTCTCTGTGAGGTCAACAAATGAGGGGCCTGAACAGTTCCGGCGGTTTACTTGTAGATTTCCACGCGGAAGTGAGCCGGGTTTTCCATCGAGAAGTGAGCCACCTTTAAGTTATGTTTCGGGTGTCAGGCTTAGGTCAATGCATGATTGCTATCCTTCTTTTTCTGCGCCGCGGCGGCTGCGCTTGCTTTGAAGCGGAAGCTGTCGTTTCCGGTCTCCAGGATGTGGCAGCGGTGGGTGAGACGGTCGAGGAGCGCGGTCGTCATTTTGGGATCACCGAAGACTGTGGCCCATTCGCTGAAGCTCAGGTTCGTGGTGATGACGACGCTGGTGCGTTCGTAAAGCTTGCTGAGCAGATGGATTTCGTGAGGCGGCTGAAGGATCGGCTGTAGTCTGCCTGGGAGAGTGTCCGATCTTCTGTGTAATCGCGATCTGGTCCATGCTTCCTGAGAGGAGCAAAGACTATGACTATTTCCAAGGAACTGTTGGACGAGCTGCTGAAGGGCTGCGAGCGGCCTGAAGATCTACTTGGGGTGGATTCCGGCTGAGTGCAGAATGACACCCTAAGGCATTTTGAGGACGCGGCTTCCGTATTCACGCAGATTTCCGTTTGGATCTACGTATCGATAGAGCGTAACAGGCTTGATCCCCAACTCCTTGCAGAGATCACTAACAGACGTGTCGCGATTGGCCATGGCGGCTTGCGCCATACGGACCTGCGCTTTTGTCAGCGCAAACTTCCTTCCACCTTTCCGGCCACGGGCGCGGGCGGCTTGGAGCCCGGCCATTGTGCGTTCGCGGATCAACTCACTTTCAAATTCGGCCAAGGCCGCAAAGATGCCAAATGAAAGTCGTCCTGCCGCAGTTGTTGTATCGATCTGCGCGCCTTGTCCGGTGAGCACCTTGAGGCCAACGCCGCGCTCGGACAGCAAGCTGACGGTTTTGACAAGATGGTGCAGGCTGCGGCCCAAGCGGTCAAGCTTCCACACAACCAGAACATCGCCATCCCGCAATGCCTTGAGGCAGGCCTCCAGACCTGAGCGGTCATCTTTCTTTCCGGATGCCAGATCCGAGTAAATCTGGTCCTCTTCGACGCCTGACGCGATCAGCGCATCCCGCTGCAAGTCGAGGGACTGGCTGCCGTCGGCTTTTGAGACGCGAGCATAGCCGATCAGCATGTTTCACAAACGAATGTTTGTGATGCTCTGGCAGATGCTCTGCTTCCGCTCATAAAAGCTATTCCTTATTAATTATCTTAATCAAAGATAAGCAAACCCAAAATAGAAAGCAAAAGAAACATGGCGCACCGCAGCATCCTGACCGAGCGCCAGCGTTCGGCCCTTTTTGATCTCCCTATCGATGAACTTTCGCTCCTTCGACATTACACGCTTGCCGATGACGACCTTGACCACATCAACGCACGGCGTCGCGCCGAAAACCGGATCGGCTTCGCCCTGCAACTATGTGCCTTGCGATACCCTGGGCGACTTCTGTCTTCCCATGAGGTCATTCCCGAGCAGGCCATTCGCTTTATTGGAGCCCAACTGGGTCTGACAGGTGATGAAATCCTACCCTATGCGGCGCGGCGCCAAACCCGACAGCAACATCTGCAGGAGCTTCGGGAAATATACGGCTACAAAATGTTCTCTGGGCGTGGTGCGCGTGATCTGAAGGGCTGGCTTGAACGAGAGGCAGAGACTGCTCGATCAAATGAGGGCCTCGCCCGGCGGTTTGTCGAGGAATGCCGCCGCACCCAGGCGGTCCTGCCCGGTGTGTCTGTTATCGAACGGCTTTGTGCTGACGCCCTCGTCGCCGCCGAGCGCCGCATTGAGAGCCGGATCACTGACCGACTGAATGATAAGCTGAAGGGCCGGTTGGATAATTTATTAACGGAGATGGTCGATGGCACGGTCAGCCGGTTCATCTGGCTTCGGCAGTTTGAGGTCGGCAAGAATTCGGCGGGGGCCAGCCGCCTTCTTGATCGCTTGGAGTTTTTACAGGAGATGGAGTTGGCACCCGACATTCTTGAGGGTTTGCCGCCCCACCGGGTTACGCAACTGCGCCGTCAGGGCGAACGATATTTTGCCGATGGCCTGCGAGACATTACCAGCGACCGGCGCCTGGCCATTCTCGCGGTCTGCGCCATAGAATGGCACGCGGGGATTGCCGATGCGGTGGTCGAGACCCATGACCGGATCGTGGGTAAGACCTGGCAGGATGCGAAAAGGTTGTGTGACACGCGCATAGCGGATGCAAAATCCGCCCTGCACGACACACTTCGCTCCTTCAAAGCCTTGGGCGCTGCCCTTTTGGAGGCCAAGGGGGATGAGGCCTCCCTTGATGTGGCAACCGAAATGTCCTGTGGTTGGCTTCAGCTTGAAGGTCTTGTGGCAACCGCCGCCGAACTGACGAATACGATGTCCGCTGACCCTATAGTCCATGTCGTGCAAGGGTATCATCGGTTCCGGCGATATGCACCGCGTATGCTGCGAGCTTTGGATATCCACGGGGCCGCTGTGGCGCGGCCCTTGGAGCAAGCGGCACAGATCATTGCTGATGATGGGAATAGCAAATCTCAATCCACAAGCTTTCTACGGCGTGGTTCCAAATGGCACCGCCACCTTAACGCTCAGGCGACCGATGATCACCGGCTCTGGGAGGTGGCCGTTCTGTCCCATCTCCGCGAAGCGTTTCGATCGGGCGATATCTGGCTGGCCCATTCACGTCGTTATGCAGATCTGAAAGAGGTCTTGGTTCCGGTTGAAGCTGCACAGGCCACGCCCAGATTGACCGTTCCGTTTGATCCGGAAAGCTGGCTTGAAGACCGCAAGGCGCG
Proteins encoded in this region:
- a CDS encoding PRC-barrel domain-containing protein; translated protein: MDNSAHASLVSSNDVNGTDVYGNDGSHIGTIDHLMIDKQSGRVAYAVMGFGGFLGLGEDHHPVPWGKLRYDTARNGFVTDITEQEVKGAPARSDNWYGDRDWERRTHDHYGVPHYWI
- a CDS encoding BON domain-containing protein, with amino-acid sequence MSNQNYRQDHSRNDERGQQGRDDWGNDRDWQGSRGRSQHQDRDDYRSRGEQGRGGPQDWNQGNYGQGNYGQDDYGQNNRGQGNYGQSDYRHNESGERDQDGWNRDRGGQSGQNYRSERGQHDSGYAQGGQGGYQQDGYQRGNYGGGYDRGQGQYGSNQGGYQQPGQQGGSSWNQNGSRGMQGGYEGSQSHRGRGPKNYQRSDDRICEDVCDRLSDDHDVDASDIDVSVSNREVTLSGEVDSKQAKRHAEDCADSCSGVEHVQNNLRVRKSQSARDDDNSSKSKSK
- the ligD gene encoding DNA ligase D, with the translated sequence MAKHPDPLANYNQMRDFSRTKEPHGRVGEARTKRRFLVQKHAASRLHYDFRLEWNGVLLSWAVTKGPSPDPGEKRLAVRTEDHPLDYGDFEGIIPKGEYGGGTVMLWDTGGWVPQEDFEKGLADGKLKFTLQGQRMKGGWALVRMRGKSGEKRENWLLIKERDDYAASDPDGFTKGNAVSVKTGRTMSQIADDTPAKALPDPAPNRSRKRPAFVKPQLATLVTEAPEGDDWLHETKFDGYRCLAALGKGGTRLYTRSGKDWTDRFHALDGAFDPLPCDAALIDGEVMAARIRGSAFSSLQKALKEGNALIFFAFDLLCIDGDDLRKKPQTERRERLARLLSGVPSGGGLRLSEHIVGNGAEVFANACKAGAEGIISKRIDAPYRGTRSKAWRKVKCTRRQEFVIVGYSPSDKAGRPFASLLLASHEGDALRYKGRVGTGFSDAVMTQMAQAMTARKTSPCDGVPDDIAQDAKWVRADLVAEVEFTEFTGDGYVRHASFLGLREDKTAGDVRLEEPMENGSDTTVQGIRISNADRPVFPDAGCTKGDVARHYARVGARLIALAGHRPLSLYRCPSGIDDPCFFQKHDGGGMPGALSRVSIEESDGDSADYLYATRPESLIAAAQMGSIEFHIWGARTDRLERPDRLVFDLDPDEGLDWTDVQAAAFDVRDALADLGLQSGAIVTGGKGVHVWLALRRTRGWDTVKLFAKTFANVMAARDPDRYTATMSKSKRKGRVFIDWLRNERGATAIAPYSLRARPGAPVAVPVTWDELKELDSANQFSMSDMAARLKADCPADQVQDNLQTLSDNVIDALQSLTEE
- a CDS encoding response regulator — encoded protein: MSRPENSHNILVVEDEWLIAIDIQMMIEDLGYRVVGPASNVAAAMSLIENHKIDAAFLDVTLGPETSFPIVEKLDALSVPITFVSAYARKEIPLQFHQFDLVSKPITPHRLTRQLRKMLGETM
- a CDS encoding CheR family methyltransferase, which codes for MNTDLPLIVGVGASAGGIDALSHLFEGVPSQCGMAFVVVTHLNPDRESLLHTVLAQKTGMEVKVAQHGERIEADTVYVMPERVFLLMKDGRLQLMESARGSREHKPIDIFFSSLGEDQKENAAAIVLSGGDGDGTLGVKVIKEQGGMTFAQTADLDPPLNPEMPQSAIATGLVDFAIPAAQMAEKLMEIRDGRATLDALVMTADPDHDADPPEVQATICEILLKQTGHDFSGYKSKTFFRRVARRMQVRQISELKEYCALLSRDEDEVSNLFSDLLISVTNFFRDTDAFKILAEKVIPQICENRDAKNPVRVWVPACTTGEEVYSLAILISEHLEQNAYSTPVQIFATDIDDPALAVARQGRYPEQLLRQVSAERLDKYFHRDGVSYVVCKKVREMCIFSPHNVISDPPFSRMDMVSCRNLLIYFGPELQRQVIPTFHYALKPDGYLFLGTSESISQYADLFRTVDKQSRIFQAIERSDRRWNPAGMMNRISDRRAGTTNEQGLSDIQLRHKVERHILEQHTPAHAVVREDGEIVFVSGGTGGLLELPRGAPSHHLLDMVPRDVRLELRAALRQVVDSRRSTIRRDLSMLTASGELKRLNLTVEPLRGTGERDPLFIVFFEPVEAALPDSDADTTDHSRRSEAAENEVREMRERLQSTVEEYETALEELKSSNEELVSVNEEAQSTNEELEASKEEMQSLNEELNTINSELSGKIEELDHANADLRNLFDATQIATVFLDADLVIRNFTPAAAELFNLRAADLGRPLSELSSVSDYPELREHISEVFQSGSIYEHRLSRSEAKPHYLVRITPYLGADETVEGAVVTLVDVTSLAQAEEHQKVLIAELNHRVKNMLAVIITIVKTSLRGKKIPPDALETLINRLHGMARVYSLLSERSWTTVGMRDLIQAETEPFEQDRIHVSGPNVNLQPSQALAISMVIHELVTNAIKYGALSDSHGTLEVRWNSTDNRLALEWRERDGPETSEPERNGFGYVLIEGQVEQQLNGRLETKFNPEGLSLKMEFPL
- a CDS encoding Crp/Fnr family transcriptional regulator, with amino-acid sequence MSRLPDISKRGTATSVVAEIRSALSKWNVESVSLESQIDIQHEGDRPKAMYLVKSGWIYSYALLADGQRQILFLHQAGDIAGLADFGVERVSCSLRSLGDCVVLPVPITAIATADFLTPEITTYFLRKSAEMQSILMRTLIAVGRMEARHRIVWLILMLHDRIPGSGTRRPIVEIPFNQSEIGDLIGLTNVSVSKMLCQLSDEGYIERKGSKILIRRRADLRSMISYEPMGFSANPFVASGDLRNPGTNITST
- a CDS encoding recombinase family protein produces the protein MLIGYARVSKADGSQSLDLQRDALIASGVEEDQIYSDLASGKKDDRSGLEACLKALRDGDVLVVWKLDRLGRSLHHLVKTVSLLSERGVGLKVLTGQGAQIDTTTAAGRLSFGIFAALAEFESELIRERTMAGLQAARARGRKGGRKFALTKAQVRMAQAAMANRDTSVSDLCKELGIKPVTLYRYVDPNGNLREYGSRVLKMP